Part of the Nocardia farcinica genome, GAGCGCCCTGCGCGGGGAGTCGGGCCGCCCGCCCGCGAGTACGCTCGTCGGCGTCGCGGCACTGGCGTTTCCGGAGCTCCTGCTCGAAGTGGAGGTCGTCGCCGCCCTCGACAACTGAGGCACGCCGGTGGCGGTCTCCTGATCGAAGGGTCGGCGATGTACGCGCCCGATTCCGAGCCGCCGCCGGGGTCGGGCAGCCGCCGATCTCGACGACCCCGGTGCCGCCGGGTGCACCTCTTGCGCATCGCCCCGGACCGGCGAACGATTGACTGTGCGGTAGCTGCGGTGGTGGGCCGGGCGTAATGCGTTCAGGTGGACCGTCACATGTCGGCGCCGACGACGACAAGGAGGACGCCATGTCCACCATCATCCGCAAGAATTTCGACGCACCCGAGGAGACCAGGCCCTTCGAGCAGGGCAAGGGCAAGCTCGATCTGGTGGATCTCGACAGCGGCCCGGTGGGGCGGGCGGTGTTCGAGCCCGGCTGGCAGTGGTCGCTGCACGTCAAGCCGATCGCCGGGACCGACAGCTGCCAGGCACCCCACATGGGCTACTGCCTGTCGGGTCGGCTGGCGGTGCGGATGGACGACGGTGAGCAGGAGGAATTCGGGCCGGGCGACCTGATGGTGGTACCGCCCGGCCATGACGCGTGGGTCGTCGGCGACGAGGCCTGCGTCATGCTCGA contains:
- a CDS encoding cupin domain-containing protein, with the protein product MSTIIRKNFDAPEETRPFEQGKGKLDLVDLDSGPVGRAVFEPGWQWSLHVKPIAGTDSCQAPHMGYCLSGRLAVRMDDGEQEEFGPGDLMVVPPGHDAWVVGDEACVMLDWQGVADYAKR